CTACAAAAAGGGTTATGTAGAGTTAAATTCATTCATCTTCACATATGTAAGATGTTCTCTATTGACTCTTTTATGCCTTAATTATTAAGTACTTAAATTTTATACAAATACAAcagaaaagaaatatgtatttgccACCCAGATTtaacaaatgttaacattttgtgATCACTTCAGTAagttaaataaaaacttaaagatACATCAGGCACTTCATCTCTCTCCAGATCCtgaattttatgtatatttttcttgtgaatcataaatcaataaacatatatctaatttacattttatacTGTTTCAAGTCTTGCTCTTCATTAACCCTCCTTAGGAGGTATAAGTTGAGTAAGAAGTTTCCCAGCAGGAAAATCAGGGACTAAAAAGTCTGGTTTCCTAGCTGCTATTCAAATCTCCTTTCCCTTTGCCTGGGTCATAAAGAAAGTTTTAGCACTCAAATTCTGGAAATGCTTAAATGAATGTCACATAGCAACTTCTACCAAAACATCACAGCTATTAGCTCCTGGCAGGAATTGCTTCACCGGGATTCTTTTCAAGATGTGGTTTCACCTACAGCTGCCTACTCCAAGTGTAGGGTTCCATCAGCTATAACACACTGAGAGAAATGTGCTTATACTTTATCACTCTCCCAAAATATACACCAGTAAAAGGGGCCAAAAGAACAAAACAGCCTTTTCCAGCAGCAGTACTGAAATGGGCAATTGGCTTACTGGCTCTGTATGCTCTAAGTCAGGTTTCTGTTCCAACTTGTTGGATAATAGCAAGAGCTGTGTCAGGACAAGCTTCCAAGGGATGATGTAGAAAGGATATACAACTGACTGGGTGCTGAGTGGACCAGAAGAGAAGAAGGTGAGAACCAACAACTCAGTCAGCATATTAGCTGAGTGGTTTGCTTACTTGAGCATGAGCGCAAGAGACTCAAACTAGGTTAGAAACTATAAAGTGACTCACATCTTAGCAATCTGTTTAGCCATCCATTACATGTACTAGTAAAAGTGAACCAGAACgcataaacaattattttttactctttagttaataatttttagtttaaaaaattttaataacacAGCTAAAGAAAACATAGAAGGGCCCTGCCTGGTGCAGCTCTGTGGTGGGAGTGTTGGCCGGCAGTGTTGGtcaggggttcgattcccagtcaagggcatgtacctgggttgtgggtttgatccaggACCCCAGTGGGGCActtgcaggaagcaactgatagatgtatctctctcatatcaatgtttctctctctctctctctctctctctctctctctctctctgtcccccccccttcctctccctaaatatcaatggaagaaaataccatgccctagctggtttggctcagtggatagagcattggcctgaggactgaagggtcctgggttcaattccagccaaggtcacatgtctgggttgcaggctcaatccccagtagggggcgtgcaggaggcagctgatcaatgattctctcttatcactgatgtttctatctctccctctcccttcgtctctgaaatccatggaaatatattttatttgtatatttactctaatatatatatatatatatatatatatatatatatatatatatactctactatatcattgggtgaggattaacaaaaaaagaaaatatagaaggaaAAGAGGTTTGCTAACATTTATTTTGCGTTTAAAACGAAACTAAATGGCATAAGATTCAAAGgattaaattattaaaacttaTTATCTCTTTTACCTATACGTACCTATTTTTACAAGGTCTTTACACATCAGATCAAATTGAGAATTGAATTTACATAAATCTGGTTCAACTGCGAAAGACAAAGCCTACTGATCAGTACAATGTTTTTAACAGGCAAAACCAAGTTGTTTACAAACTAAGTGTCCCAACGACCCTATACATAGGCTTTATGTTACAGATTTAAAATGGAGCAtacagaggttaagtaatttgcctaaaaTTGATGCAGATAAAAAGGTGTGCGCAGGAATGGCACTTTGGAACTTAGCACTTTGAACCCTGCCCTTCAGCTCATGGCCTCAGGGGCCTGTCCAAGCCTGTTAGGGGGGCTAAGGAGGGTCACTAAAAAGGGAGGATCACTAAATCTGGGGTCAGAAGACCTCAGTCTGAAGCCCGCCTCCCCCACGTGTGTGCTCGTGAGCGGGTCagggcatttattttaaaatgcggGGACTCTCTTTTCCTCACAGGGTTGTGAGGCTTTCCTAAGGCAGTGCGAGCAAACAGACTTTAGAAACCGTAAGAGGTCTTTCCAAATATCAGGAGCACTATGTCACCTTGGATGAATAAATAGCTTGTCTTCTTTGAGCTTCGTCTGTAAATTGAAGATGATAATCACGGCATGCCACGCAGTCTGtcgtgaagatgaaatgagaggATGCATGTGAACCACATGATGCATTCATGCACAGTGGCTGGAACACAGAATTTAATCAACATGCTGTTAACACGACACTTCATTTCCAGTTTTCTGGTTCCTGACGGCGGATTGCAGTGGATCTAAGGGTAGGTATCCCTAGGGAAGGGGTCTGAAATAAACTCTCCGAGGACGAGGAGGACGACAAGGCAGGGACaagccacctcctcctcccccacaccaCGCACGTGAATCCTTTCCTCCCTAACCGCGCAGACTGGAGACCACCAGCCGCGTGAGTACCTGGCCGTGACTCGGCGCGGCCGGCTGCGGAGCCCGCGGGTCCCGCCGCCAGGGGGCGCTCCGGGGGCCGGCGCCGACCCGGAGGGACCGGCTCGGGAGGCGGAGCCCGCCCGGCAAGATGGCGCCGTCCGCGTTCCTGCGGCccttctcccggctgctggcCCCGGCCAGGCTCCCGAGCGGCTGTGAGTGTCCCTCCTCGTGCAGGCAGAGCCGGCCTCCCAGCCTGCCCTTCCCAGGGTGAacccggccggcggggcggggggtggcggcggcccggccccggcccgctGTGACCTTCGCCGGCCCGCGGCCCGCGCCCACGCCTGTCCGCACCCCTGACTCTGGGTTCCCTATCACCCGCCCCCTCTTCGTGCGAACGGACCTTGGGTTCCTCCTGCCCCCTCTTTGCAGAAGGGGAGACCCTCCCGGCcgcgcctcccccacccccgcccccgccctccggTGGCCCAGGGCGAGCCGCTTGACCTCTGAACCTCTGTTCCCTTgcaggggccggggggggggtgggggggggaattaAATGCGATTATACACGTTGTTTCCGACAAGGAGACCAGTTACAGACTCTCCGTCCCTTGCAGCGTCCGCGCGGTCCAAGTTCTATGTTCGGGAGCCGCTACACGACAGGCCTGATTGGCTGAAAGTGGGGCTGACCTTGGGCACCACCGTCTTCCTGTGGGCCTATGTAAGTCTCACTCCCAGTGCAATAGGATAGCTATGTATTTGCTGGTAACATATTTCTCCGTGAAGGAAATGCCAAGGATTGGAAGTATTAAGGTTTTAGGGGCATTGAGAAGATAGGGTGAAGCTGAAATGTGTCATTCATTGTTACTTAGCATGGGTTTGTCATGAGTGGTGGTGTTACTACTTATTATCCTAtatctaatttcttttttaaaaaaatatgtatttattgatttgagagaaaacgggagagggagagagagagagaaacatcagtgatgagagagaatcattgatcggctgcctcttgcacgccccacactggggatggagcccacaatcctggcttttgccctgactgggaatcgaaccgtgacctcctggttcctaggtcgatgctcaaccaccaagtcacgctggctgggctgtatcTACTAGTAATTTCTTAAGGAGGATGGAGGCTGGTTGGGGTTTTATGAAGGCACTTTTCTCAGCTGTCATAGAGACAAACCATCAATGAACAGGTATATAAGTTAAATCACATTAGATTTCCCAAAATATAGGATTTTAAAGAATTGATTTGggcgggaaggagagagagggagagaaaacatcAGTTTagtgttctgcttatttatgcattcattggttgcttcatgTATGTACCCTGCCAGAAACCTTGGTACATctggaggatgctctaaccaactgagctacctggccaaaaCATAAGATTTAGTCATTGGTTTGTATAAATACATTGTTGGAAATTATACTTCCTGTGTAGGTTTAGcagcctttcttcttcttttttttttggtctttcagTATGCCAAatgctttatatataaaaattaatttagcccagctggcttggctccatgattgaacatcaacctatgaaccaggagggcacagttcaatttcgggtcagggcatatgccaggtcTGTGGATTCAATCTCaatgtagggtgtgcaggaggcagccgttcaatgattctctctcatcattgatgtttctatctctctccctctcccttctctgaaatcaataaaaaaaattttttaaaaatactcatttaATATTCTCAACAACACTATGTAGGTACTGTTATTGTTGAACTTTAACAGATGCAGAAAACACTTGGAGAAATTAGTTTGCTGAATCTGCTTCTCCTAACTTCAGAGCTAGCTACACTGTAGACCAATCTGAAATACTGCTTCCTTATGGATAAGAGTTTTAAAAGTTAACTCAAAGTATATGTGCTACattagtatttaaaatttttgttttgtacCTAATGGGGTTGGGCTTCCTCCACTACCCCTAACTCCATCTCTTTAGGTCTCTTATTTTGGATTTTCTCATTAAAGTGATTCAGTTCTTTCAAACTGAAATGAGTAAGAAGTGTTGAAAGTCACTTACAACCTAACAACAGTAAATAatcctttttaaataatgttataatgaaattttttacattctttttttaaaatatattttattgattttttacagagaggaagggagagggatagagagttagaaacatcgattcagctgcctcctgcacactccccactggggatgtgcccgcaaccaaggcacatgcccctgaccggaattgaacctgggacccttcagtccgcaggccgacgctctatccactgagccaaaccggttagggcatttaCATTCTTAATTTAAAGTTTTCCTGAAATGGAGCTTTATTGCTGCTTGAGGGCTCtgattaaaattaaatctttgatTTCAGCGAATGTCACCCtttatcagtgatggcgaaccttttgagctcggcgtgtcagcattttgaaaaaccctaacttaactctggtgccgtgtcacatatagaaattttttgatatttgcaaccatagtaaaacaaagacttgtattttttatatttattgtatatatttaaatgccatttaacaaagaaaaatgaaccaaaaaaatgagttcacgtgtcacctctgacacgcgtgtcataggttcaccatcactgccctatatcAACCATTGTCCCACTTGAATATTTTGTCAGAGAGTGGTTCTAAGAAAGTGGTTGTCCTCCTGATATCTAATTCATACACATATATTTTGGGGTGAGGTTGTTCATTCACTCACAGTATCAAACTTCTAAGGTTAGAAATATAATACACACCTACCCCTGGACCCCATTTAATATCCGAGTCCTGCTTTGTTGTGTGGTTTAGCCCCTCTGTGGTGAGGAATTCCATTAACTGCCCACTGAATGAAGTAATTTATTTGGCAaaagttgaattttaaatattagtcTCCTCCTCTTTAATTTGCCAGGAATATTGCATTTCTAATTTTAACTGTTACCTCCTTCTAGCTCATCAAACAACATAATGAAGATGTTTtagaatataaaagaagaaatgggttggaataaactttttaaatactaataCTGTAAGTATGCAATTTTATAGGATTAATAGATTATGCAAGataattaaactatttttattgattgacttttagagagagaggaagggaaagggatagagatagaaacatagatgagagagaaacattgatcagctgcctcctgcacaccccctactggggatgtacccgcaaccaaggtacatgcccttgaccggaatcgaacctgggacccttcggtccgcaggccgatgctctatccactgagccaaaccagttggggctgTATTTGGTTCTTAATATCTACTTGTCATATCCCACACTTGAGTGTAAATTCCATGTGAACAGGAACCCTGTCTGCTTTATTAATCACCATGTAGTCAGCAACTTGCTCAGTGTCTGATCCTACTAGGAGTTTCATATTTGTTGGATAGATGAATGTATAAGGGCAGGCAATAGATTGTTAATTTTTCACTGTGTGACCATTTCAGTATGATTGGTACTACAACTGAACAATTCCTGGTAAAACATAGCTGTGAACAAAATAACATGTATGATCTCTGTATGGTCTGtgattctgtgatttatttatttattttttaaaatatattttattgatttttttacagagaggaagggagagggcagagagtcagacacatcgatgagaaacatcgatcagctgcctcctgcacacccccctttggggatgtgcccgcaaccacagtacatgcccttgacgggaatcaaacctgggacccttcagtccgcaggccgacgctctatccactgagccaaaccggttagggctatttattttttaaatatattttattgattctttacagagaggaagggagagggacagagagttagaaatatcgatgagagagaaacatcgaccagctgcctcctgcacaccccccactggggatgtgcctgcaaccaaggtacatgcccttgaccagaatcgaacctgggacctttcagtccgcaggcggacgctctatccactgagccaaaccggtttggcatgtGATTCTGTGATTTAAAAGATAGTGAGTTTatgtatactatatatacatatagatagattAGGTTGATTAAAGTAGATAACTTATTTCTGCTGAGTAAAATAGTAATCACTAATGTACACTTTTCCATATTTAACTCTCAGTCTCAGCTCTTTAGAGTTTGATTAtccaaatatttgcttttttaaaaaatattaatatcaacTTGCCCATATCACTACTTCAGCCAATcaagagataaaaatgaaatagacattTAAATCAAAATCAGATGCTTTTACTAATCTTTTGTAgttcaattaaattattttttgctaaAACTTAAAATGAGGCGTTGGTGCTCTTTGTGGATTTGTTTTCTAGACTTTCTTGATGCTCTAGGGTTAATTATTCAGAATGgtctaattttaatatttctgtatGTTAATGctgtagttttaatttcttttctcttcattataGGTATGCTCCATATAGAGTTGAAAGCAGCTCCAATATGTTGAGTTGTAAGCGAGAGAGAAAAGTTATATGTGAATCTATGTAATCAGCATTTGTGTTTTGcatcattaaatgaaaaaataaaaatacatctgtaTTCTTCAGATTGTGTATGTTGTGACAATGTGTAGAAAATATCAATTCTAAGGTATATTATTAGAAGTATTTCATTGTGGAAGGTAACCTTCTGATAACAGAGTCAGTAGTAATGAAGGGCCCATTGGTAAGAAAATTTGTTAAGAAGATAGACTTAAAATCTCTGTTGAAGGATTTATTCCttatattaacttttaatttctAGTGAAAGCATTTATTCTTTAGTGTGTCACAGAGATAGAGCTACTTTATTACTCAATATACAAAAGAACCCAAATGCTCTTTTCTTCTAGCAGCGTCATTTTGGTTAAGTAAGAAAGTAATGTTGAATCCTGTTATCAGAGTTCCTTCTCACTCCATTTCTTTGAATTTGAATGATTTTCACTTGGATTACTGATTATGGTAACGCAAAGTTTATTGTCCCTTTTTGCTAATATTACTTTCATTCAATGATTAGCAAGCTCTTAACTGTTTCAAAAAGGAGTGGAGAAGGGAAAGAGttgatcaggggtcctcaaactttttaaacagggggccagttcactgtccctcagaccgttggagggccggactatagtttaaaaaaaaactagtcggctgctaagcaacaggcagcggtaGCAAAAACGcccagcgggccggataaatgttttcggcaggccgcatgtggccgcGGGCAGTAGTTTAAGGACCCCTGGAGTTGATAGACACaattaaaatacacttcattttgccctggctggtgtctcagtggttagagtgttggcttgtaCACTGAAGGGTCTGGGATTAAATTTctggcacacacctgggttgtgggttcagtcctgggctggtcagggcacttgcagaggcaaccaattgatatgtctctcttacatcgatgtttctctctctgtctctctctctctctgtccctccctccttcccactctctaaaaatcagtggaaaaaataccctcaggtaagaattaacaaaaaaataaaataacatacacTTCATTTATTCCTCATCAAAACCCTTTCTTGTAATCAATTAAAACTTTGTTAActtgtaatttaaaaacttagtttaccatacatttaaaaattaaaaaaaataaaaattcattgtcTCTCCATTCTGATGTTAAATGGAAAGTTTATTGCCTTGTGATTAGCTTTATGTGTGTTTTGGGCTCTGGCCAACACTTATTGTGGGAGATTCATGACAATAACTTGGGAAGTCACTTCTGAATATAAATT
The sequence above is a segment of the Myotis daubentonii chromosome 5, mMyoDau2.1, whole genome shotgun sequence genome. Coding sequences within it:
- the NDUFC1 gene encoding NADH dehydrogenase [ubiquinone] 1 subunit C1, mitochondrial produces the protein MAPSAFLRPFSRLLAPARLPSGSSARSKFYVREPLHDRPDWLKVGLTLGTTVFLWAYLIKQHNEDVLEYKRRNGLE